Part of the Pedobacter roseus genome is shown below.
TTTATCATCTGCGTATTGCTGCGAATAACTCCAGAGGAAATTACCGCTCTGTTTACCAAATTTAAGCCCGTAACTATATCCTGTACTGGTTTCTTTACCCCGTAAATAGCTCATTTTACCTGCGCCATTAACAAAGTATTTGTTCCCTTTATTGTTCAGGTTAAACAGCAATGCCGTTACATTGGCATCGTAGGCCGAACCCTGCCTCAACACATTGGTATTGATAAATGTTGCCGAGCTATTATTTTTTAGTGATTGATCGAAAACCAAAATATTATAATTGGTAAGTGGTTGGGTTTCTACCATGCGGAGGTTACCTTGCGCATCTTCCACTTCTGTTTCCATGCTGTTGGTTATTGCATTAAAAATCCCGATCCCTAATCCTTTTGCCGTCCGCCCAGAAATTTTTGTAGCATTTAATACTTTGGCTTCGGTTTGATCTTTCACAATTTTATCACTGCCCACGCCACTATAATCGTAATAGGAAGGGATAGAACCAATACGTTTAGAATAAAAAAGATCACCCTTGTTAAAAAGCTCGGTCCCTTCGGTAAAAAACTGACGGTTTTCGTTAAATTTCACCTCAAAAGGAGTGAGGTTCAGGATCCTGTTATCTGATTGTACCTGACCGAAATCGGGCACCAAAGTCATATCGAGGGTAAAACTGTTGTTGATCCCATACTTTACATCCATCCCGCCATTAAACCGTGATGTGGTGTTTTTCACGCCAGGTAAATTAACGGGATAATGATTTACATAAGCGGAGATATATGGAGAAAAAGATAACCTTAATGGTGGTTTAATGTCTTTTATCCCCATCCACAATCCTTCCTGATTGATAAAACCATTCACTTTAGGGTCAACGAAATTCCAAAAGGTTTGAAGGTTTTCCCGCTGAATCCTGCGGCTAAAGTTCAATCCCCAGTTCTGGATATCTTTACTGGAGAAACGCAATGCCGAATAAGGAATTTTCATTTCGCAGGTCCAGCCTTTATCGTCTAATTTAACTGCACTTTCCCATACCGCATTCCAGTTGGCATCTTCATCACCTACCTGTGAGTATTTAGCATCAAACTGAACCCCTGCAGCAGTAACGAAAAAACCATTTCCGTTCATTTTATCGTAAAAAGGATCAACAATAATTGAAATGAAATCGGCGTTACCAATATTATCCCTCGAAACCAATTCGTGAGAAACACTGTCAGGATTATCGTACATGCGGGCGTAAACATATATTGCAACGTCATCATAAATCACCTTCATTTCGGTACGTCTATCCTGAGTTTCAATTTTTCCAGGATTTGGCCTTATCTGGATAAAATCGGTGGCAACAGGCACATCATTCCAGCATTCGTCATCTAAAACGCCGTCAATTTTAGGAATCTGGATTGTTCTTTTAGCATCTAAATGCTTTTGTTTAGAAATATCCTGCGCCTTACAGAAAGTACATATAAATATTAAAATGGGGAGGATACAGCGTTTCATTCGTTTAGGTTAGTTGGATATAAGACTGTTTTCGAAATAAAATGTTGCATCAAAACTTAAATAACATCTGGGTTTATTATATTCTGACGCGGGATATGTTACAAACAGATTTAAAAAGGCAATAAAAGGTGTTACCACTTAACATTAAGCAGCAATTTTTTTTCAGGAAAAATCGGGATTATTTATTTTTAAAAAGGGCAAAACCGATACAACTATTCCTGGCTCTTAAGCACCAGAAATAGTTGGTTTGGTTTATTGGTCTGTTGCTTAACTAATCTAACGCAAGCACTTTCATCTTGATGTAATCCTCTATAGAATTATAGTTGTGGCCCTTTTTCTTCATCGAAGCTACAAATACAGGAGAGGTTCCGGTGGCTTTTGCCGAGATGATATCATCTACACTTAAATTCTTAAAACCTAGTTTTTTAAACTCGCTAAAATCAGAAGCAGCTACGCTTAAAGATTTCAATGATATAACCTGATCGGCGGTTAAACCTGTTAGGCCAGCTGTTTTAAAACTTGCAAAATACTCGGGGGTAACCCCTAACGATTTCATGGCAATCAGGTTATCGTCAGAAACCTTTAGCCCCTGGGCCGAAAAACCTGCGTAATAATCGGCAGTAACACCTAACGATTTCAGGGCGATCAGGTTATCTTCAGAAACTTTTAAGCCCTGAGCCGAAAAGCTTTTGGCATAATCAGGAGAAATATTCATCACTTTCCTGGTAATCAACCTGCTCAGTTTTTCATCCTCATCAGTATCCTCTGTTGTATTCTTCTGAGGAGTTTTGCCCAGCTTAGCTTTTACTGAGGTTGTTTGTACATTCGTTGCACGGCTTTCCT
Proteins encoded:
- a CDS encoding DUF5916 domain-containing protein encodes the protein MKRCILPILIFICTFCKAQDISKQKHLDAKRTIQIPKIDGVLDDECWNDVPVATDFIQIRPNPGKIETQDRRTEMKVIYDDVAIYVYARMYDNPDSVSHELVSRDNIGNADFISIIVDPFYDKMNGNGFFVTAAGVQFDAKYSQVGDEDANWNAVWESAVKLDDKGWTCEMKIPYSALRFSSKDIQNWGLNFSRRIQRENLQTFWNFVDPKVNGFINQEGLWMGIKDIKPPLRLSFSPYISAYVNHYPVNLPGVKNTTSRFNGGMDVKYGINNSFTLDMTLVPDFGQVQSDNRILNLTPFEVKFNENRQFFTEGTELFNKGDLFYSKRIGSIPSYYDYSGVGSDKIVKDQTEAKVLNATKISGRTAKGLGIGIFNAITNSMETEVEDAQGNLRMVETQPLTNYNILVFDQSLKNNSSATFINTNVLRQGSAYDANVTALLFNLNNKGNKYFVNGAGKMSYLRGKETSTGYSYGLKFGKQSGNFLWSYSQQYADDKFDPSDLGFFTNNNFLDQVLDFHYNVYKPSSWYNQFLSYFNVLYSRRATPGSFQTFSVEGGPYVQFKNLWSAEVNGIYTAAKNDFYESRNGQVYKAPESYSFVLYINPNRAKAYNFGGNIRYREQELFKGREYNFYFFQNLRINDKIAFGLDLNFNPNYNYVNWVTAQGDKAIFSRYDRRTVENSFDAKYTFTNLMGFTVVLRHYWSDRRNKEFYLLKPDGNLTDYTGAPLNGLDRNYNVFNIDLIYTWQFAPGSTLSVSYKDAAETYDTYYTQRYNKNLSGILNAPQNNSLSVKVLYYVDYLDLKKKRKKV